Proteins encoded together in one Mycobacterium sp. MS1601 window:
- a CDS encoding YncE family protein: MGSARYIGRVGALAVALGIGMVVTNSPAIALAEDSAKVAPSADNDRSDVQSPEKESTPENDSPSDEPSEDDDTDDSAEVDDADADGEDEGDEVDEGDDDASEDAASADDEDVPDEDDSTSGTVTRAPTVTVTERRLVEQNSPEPQEVSATAESEAGLEADTATETKTEPTAATDSGNNPDIVTAAAEPLTVTIPTVAAAVVAPANPVQTFVTSVLSWFGFAPHAGTAPASPASNPTAWAVLAWIRREIGYTFFNRSPVLDPVKTGQTAAGEVTGDLNGKDFQGAALTYSGSGSTPKGSVVIDPATGAFTYTPGAELAAVGGTDTFTVTASNTAAYRLPGVAGMIQGVIHQGAQLLGLAQSDATSTVVEVSYDVNGLTVITEIRTAGTPVGLVMSSDGTRAYRTSEIYDATTGEYRTRVTVVDTNTGAVLGAPVTLVGRPGDFQVSKDGTRVVQTSEAYHEDTDSYTTTVVVIDSATGDLVGSRFVIEAHRAGHLQLSDDSTRAFQTTQTFDENNRVWFTELTVINTTTGTLVGTPIVVDGSFRIHTNDRLSREPLVFSADGTRAYMLTQNLGSGVDATKPQESTLAVIDIATGTLVDTPVTVDGHPAGPLALSKDGTRVYAVTTVDIYFTNTATARVAVVDAHTGALIGDPLVLNGYAVSDSGSPDTEPVLFFSPDGSRAFVSTNVWDPVTFAETTRVAMFDATDGTLLHTTVLEGRARGTLQRSTADPTRFVQVTVTDFGTRIEPATTQLATINAEDGTLIGTAHTRGIDDNGFPVQFNPTGTRAYLLTVHRRGDQHEGPADAESLYLTVIDTATGQLVGEPIELRVAKTVEDGNGSVQFSADGTRAFQLVQEKTPSGVDWSTRMLVIDTGSGALLNTVELPGPLVGHGQDSDDGHRVYLTTATKLMVIDSVTGALVSATTLPGTPVAEMTFAGNAGEPGYLAVTRTVAGRTETVVLVINTVTGGITETWSPQAGQVIAGSAPVLSPDGSRLYVVTSVHHQDTNTYTAVVAAYSTAHGALIGTPVTVPGPRKGPLQVSADGTRLVQPVSLRDPSTGEWISALVVINSHTAAPVVV; the protein is encoded by the coding sequence GTGGGTTCTGCACGGTATATCGGTCGAGTCGGAGCGCTGGCTGTCGCACTGGGTATCGGGATGGTGGTCACCAACAGCCCGGCCATCGCTCTGGCCGAGGATTCGGCGAAGGTGGCGCCGTCTGCAGACAATGACCGCTCCGACGTGCAGAGCCCGGAGAAGGAGTCGACGCCTGAGAACGACTCCCCTTCCGATGAGCCCTCCGAGGACGACGACACGGACGACAGCGCGGAGGTGGACGATGCCGACGCTGACGGCGAAGACGAGGGCGATGAAGTCGACGAGGGCGACGACGACGCGTCAGAGGATGCCGCTTCCGCCGACGACGAGGACGTTCCCGACGAGGACGACAGCACTTCGGGCACGGTGACGCGCGCGCCGACGGTCACCGTCACCGAGCGCCGGCTCGTCGAGCAGAATTCGCCGGAGCCGCAGGAGGTTTCGGCCACCGCTGAGAGCGAGGCCGGTCTCGAGGCCGATACCGCCACCGAGACCAAAACCGAGCCGACGGCGGCAACCGACTCCGGCAACAACCCCGACATCGTGACCGCAGCGGCCGAGCCTCTCACCGTCACGATTCCCACCGTGGCCGCGGCCGTGGTGGCACCCGCCAATCCGGTACAGACGTTCGTCACCAGCGTGCTGTCGTGGTTCGGCTTCGCTCCGCACGCCGGCACCGCCCCGGCAAGCCCCGCGAGCAATCCCACAGCCTGGGCCGTTCTGGCCTGGATCCGCCGGGAGATCGGCTACACGTTCTTCAACCGCAGCCCGGTTCTCGATCCCGTCAAGACAGGGCAAACCGCGGCCGGTGAGGTCACCGGTGACCTCAACGGCAAGGACTTCCAGGGCGCCGCACTCACCTACTCCGGCAGCGGCAGCACCCCCAAGGGGTCGGTGGTGATCGACCCGGCAACCGGCGCCTTCACCTACACCCCTGGCGCGGAACTGGCCGCTGTCGGTGGCACCGATACCTTCACGGTCACTGCCAGCAACACCGCGGCCTACCGGCTGCCCGGAGTGGCGGGCATGATCCAGGGTGTCATCCATCAGGGTGCGCAGCTGCTCGGCCTGGCGCAGTCGGACGCCACGTCAACCGTGGTCGAGGTCTCCTACGATGTGAACGGCCTGACCGTGATCACCGAGATCCGCACGGCCGGAACACCTGTCGGCCTCGTCATGAGCTCGGACGGCACCCGCGCCTACCGCACCTCCGAGATCTATGACGCTACGACGGGTGAATACCGCACCCGGGTCACCGTTGTCGACACCAACACCGGTGCTGTCCTGGGCGCGCCCGTTACCCTGGTCGGCCGACCCGGCGATTTCCAGGTGAGCAAGGACGGCACCCGCGTCGTGCAGACCAGCGAGGCGTACCACGAGGACACCGACAGCTACACCACCACCGTGGTGGTCATCGATTCTGCGACAGGCGATCTGGTGGGGTCCCGCTTCGTCATCGAGGCTCACCGAGCCGGCCACCTGCAGCTCAGTGATGACAGCACCCGCGCCTTCCAGACCACCCAGACATTCGATGAGAACAACCGGGTCTGGTTCACCGAACTCACCGTCATCAACACCACCACCGGCACCCTGGTGGGTACCCCGATCGTGGTCGACGGGTCGTTTCGCATCCACACCAATGACCGGTTGAGCCGTGAACCGTTGGTGTTCAGCGCGGACGGCACCCGTGCCTACATGTTGACGCAGAACCTGGGCTCTGGCGTCGATGCCACCAAGCCACAGGAATCCACGCTGGCCGTCATCGATATCGCCACCGGCACGCTGGTCGACACCCCGGTCACCGTCGACGGGCACCCCGCCGGTCCCCTCGCGTTGAGCAAGGACGGCACCCGGGTGTACGCGGTCACCACCGTGGACATCTACTTCACCAACACCGCGACCGCCAGGGTGGCCGTGGTGGATGCCCACACCGGTGCGTTGATCGGTGATCCGTTGGTGCTCAACGGTTATGCCGTCAGTGACAGTGGGTCACCCGATACCGAGCCCGTGCTGTTCTTCAGTCCCGACGGCAGCCGCGCGTTCGTGTCCACCAATGTGTGGGATCCTGTGACGTTCGCGGAGACCACCCGCGTGGCGATGTTCGACGCCACCGACGGAACCCTGTTGCACACCACCGTTCTGGAAGGCCGCGCCCGCGGCACGCTGCAGCGGTCAACCGCTGATCCCACCCGCTTCGTCCAGGTCACGGTCACCGACTTCGGCACCAGGATCGAGCCTGCGACAACACAATTGGCGACCATCAATGCCGAAGACGGCACGTTGATCGGTACCGCACACACTCGCGGCATCGACGACAACGGTTTCCCCGTGCAGTTCAATCCAACTGGCACCCGGGCCTACCTGTTGACCGTCCATCGCCGCGGTGACCAGCATGAAGGTCCCGCCGATGCGGAGAGCCTGTATCTGACAGTGATCGACACCGCCACCGGGCAGCTGGTGGGGGAACCGATCGAGCTACGGGTGGCCAAAACCGTCGAAGACGGTAATGGCTCCGTGCAGTTCAGCGCTGACGGCACCCGCGCATTCCAACTGGTCCAAGAGAAGACACCCTCGGGCGTGGACTGGTCCACGCGCATGCTGGTGATCGACACCGGCAGCGGAGCGCTGCTGAACACTGTCGAGCTGCCGGGTCCACTGGTGGGGCATGGGCAGGACAGCGACGACGGACACCGGGTGTACCTGACCACTGCCACGAAGCTGATGGTGATCGACAGCGTCACCGGCGCTCTGGTGTCGGCCACCACGCTGCCGGGCACCCCGGTTGCCGAGATGACGTTTGCCGGCAACGCCGGTGAGCCCGGATATCTCGCCGTCACCAGGACCGTGGCTGGTCGCACCGAGACCGTCGTATTGGTCATCAACACCGTGACGGGCGGCATCACCGAAACCTGGTCCCCGCAGGCAGGGCAGGTCATTGCGGGGTCCGCTCCGGTGTTGAGCCCGGACGGCAGCCGCCTGTACGTCGTCACCTCGGTGCATCATCAGGACACCAACACCTACA